Proteins from a genomic interval of Zingiber officinale cultivar Zhangliang chromosome 1B, Zo_v1.1, whole genome shotgun sequence:
- the LOC122043125 gene encoding uncharacterized protein LOC122043125, with translation MRYFPLTPRLKRLYSSRHTARDMRWNDAERLKENSVLRHPADGSAWKMFDEKFPTFAMDPRNVRLGLATDGFNPFGSMSTTYSMWPVMVVPYNMPPWKCMKSENMMLSLLIPGPTSLGKDMDVFLQPLIEELKQLWEGVNTRDTVTNDIFLMRAAVLWTINDYPAYALMLGWSTKGYKACPTCNEETPSKGIRNKIAYIGHRRFLPLNHPMRRSKQFDGKMETRSPPKELTAEDILAQLEHVHVCLPGKHKQYGGIKQKNVCDNVLDTLLNIEGKSKDTEKSRLDLQDMGIRKELHLYIDKNKWKKPPATYTLSAEERHLFYQFIKSVKFPDGFAANISKNVNEAIGKISGLKSHNCHVLLQRLLPAGIRLYLKKEVRENIIELCNFFRQICAKTLNVNDLNLLKTNVVLILCKLERIFPPAFFDIMVHLILHLPKEAMMGGPMYFRWMYCIERAMGIFKQYVNNRARPEGSIAEAYIVNKALTFCSMEHRNYLLARGVRNVEQKQEVEFPMWFRDKVNEMRLARSYEVTDELYALANRSNFSVYSYSGAIINGVKFLVEERDVRQTTQNSGILVPSVAGQNFYGILQEVIELCYLKDCTVLLFKCKWFDTDPRKRRIQEDKIFTSIYIGAEWYKNDPFILASQAKSVYYLNDIKNGPMWKLVQDYAPRNLWDYPNGEVENDVDTTSIDPHIVQETNSQSLQLVVELPDL, from the exons ATGCGATACTTTCCCCTAACTCCTAGATTAAAGCGTTTGTATAGTTCTAGGCACACTGCAAGAGATATGAGATGGAATGATGCTGAGCGGCTAAAAGAGAATAGCGTTTTGAGGCACCCAGCAGATGGTTCTGCTTGGAAGATGTTTGATGAGAAATTTCCAACATTTGCCATGGATCCTAGAAATGTACGTCTTGGTTTGGCAACAGACGGTTTTAATCCATTTGGTAGCATGAGCACTACTTATAGTATGTGGCCTGTCATGGTTGTTCCATATAACATGCCACCTTGGAAGTGTATGAAGTCCGAAAACATGATGTTATCTTTATTAATACCTGGACCGACATCTCTTGGAAAAGACATGGATGTTTTCCTTCAGCCACTAATTGAAGAGTTAAAACAATTGTGGGAAGGCGTGAATACTCGAGATACCGTGACTAATGATATTTTCTTAATGCGTGCAGCAGTTTTGTGGACAATCAATGATTACCCGGCATATGCTTTAATGTTGGGATGGAGTACAAAAGGGTATAAAGCATGTCCAACTTGTAACGAAGAAACTCCTTCAAAAGGCATAAGGAATAAGATAGCTTACATTGGGCATAGACGTTTTCTTCCTTTAAATCATCCGATGAGGCGAAGCAAACAATTTGATGGTAAGATGGAAACAAGATCTCCTCCTAAAGAACTAACTGCTGAAGATATATTAGCACAGTTAGAACATGTGCATGTTTGTTTGCCTGGAAAGCACAAGCAGTATGGTGGTATAAAGC AAAAGAATGTATGTGATAATGTTCTCGATACTTTGTTGAACATAGAAGGAAAATCCAAAGACACAGAAAAGTCGAGACTTGATCTTCAAGATATGGGAATCAGGAAAGAGTTGCATCTCtacatagataaaaataaatGGAAGAAGCCACCGGCAACATATACGTTAAGTGCTGAAGAGAGACATTTATTTTATCAGTTTATCAAATCTGTGAAGTTTCCAGATGGTTTTGCCGCCAACATATCAAAAAATGTCAATGAGGCCATTGGTAAAATATCGGGGCTTAAGTCTCATAATTGTCATGTTTTGCTCCAGCGATTATTGCCAGCAGGAATCCGACTATACTTGAAAAAAGAAGTCCGTGAAAATATCATTGAATTGTGTAATTTTTTCCGACAAATATGTGCCAAGACTTTGAACGTTAATGATCTTAATTTGTtgaagacaaatgttgttcttatCCTGTGCAAGTTGGAAAGAATATTCCCTCCAGCATTCTTTGATATTATGGTTCACTTGATTCTTCATTTACCAAAAGAGGCAATGATGGGCGGTCCTATGTATTTTAGATGGATGTACTGCATTGAGCGAGCTATGGGTATCTTCAAACAATATGTTAACAATCGAGCACGACCAGAGGGGTCAATTGCTGAAGCTTACATCGTTAACAAGGCTTTGACCTTTTGCTCGAT GGAACATCGAAATTATCTACTTGCTAGGGGAGTGCGGAATGTGGAACAAAAACAAGAAGTTGAATTTCCAATGTGGTTTAGAGATAAG GTTAATGAAATGCGATTAGCTAGATCATATGAGGTCACAGATGAATTGTATGCATTAGCTAATAGATCCAATTTCAGTGTGTACTCATACTCTGGTGCTATTATCAATGGTGTTAAGTTTCTTGTGGAAGAAAGAGATGTGAGACAAACCACACAAAATAGTGGTATTCTTGTACCTAGTGTAGCAGGGCAAAACTTTTATGGCATTCTTCAAGAAGTTATAGAGTTGTGTTATTTAAAAGATTGCACAGTATTGTTATTCAAGTGCAAATGGTTTGACACTGATCCTAGGAAGAGAAGAATTCAAGAAGATAAAATATTCACAAGCATCTACATAGGGGCAGAGTGGTACAAGAATGATCCATTTATACTCGCATCACAAGCAAAATCAGTGTATTACTTGAACGATATCAAGAATGGTCCGATGTGGAAATTGGTGCAGGATTATGCCCCGCGTAATTTGTGGGACTATCCAAATGGTGAagttgaaaatgatgttgacacGACCAGTATCGATCCTCACATAGTGCAAGAGACTAATTCACAATCACTGCAATTGGTGGTAGAATTACCAGATTTATAG